In the genome of Ctenopharyngodon idella isolate HZGC_01 chromosome 16, HZGC01, whole genome shotgun sequence, the window CTGAACCCTTTTGACCTAAAATACTTTCTTGAgatttaatatttagttttagctttttttggttaatatttggcatgtcaAAACACCTTCAGGGCCCAGAAAACATTtcaatcatttaatttaatatttcaattatttaacaaaatatatgttCACGATTCTCTCATATAATGGTCACgacaggtaaacaaataaaataattcatgtttttttagtaagtgttttcttctgattatttattttaattgtacatttttatgatttaatttatttttatttgctaaACAAATCGAGCACTTACACAGGTGAAGATCAGCGCACCCAGCGACGCATAGATGAGGTCCAGAATCCTGCTGTACAGGAAGATGCAAAGGATCCCAAAGAACATCAGGACGATGAAGCACACGAACAGTACCCcgtaacaggaagtgaagtcATACTTGGTCTGTGATTGGACAGGAGATATTTATGAACATCAGCTTATGTAAATGACAGCACTAACACTAGAGATGGGAATCATAACTATTCTGGTTCTGAATCTTTTATTTATCTAAAAGATGTTAGTCCCTAACTAGTGTTTACTAAAAAGTACTGAACAATACAACAGAAATACTATATTAGTACATTGTTCTGTACACATCAATGCAGGAAAACGGACGCAAGGTTATTATTgataactaaagctaaaaccataaaaataatgttacttgaaataaaataaaataaaataaaataaaatactgaagtactaaaacaactaaaacttaataaactaaaactaataaataaaaaaggtcacACATTAGTTtggggtccaattctcactattaaaggggacctataatccCCCTTTtgcaagatgtaatataagtctctggtgtctccagaatgtgtctgtgaagtttcagctcaaaataccccacagatcatttattatagcttgtccaatttgcccctatttgggtgtgagcaaaaacacgccgtttttgtgtgtccctttaaatgcaaatgagctgctgctcccggccccctttccagaagagggtggagctttaacagctcacgcttcggttgctcaacaacaacaaagctggagaatctcacgcagccaaaatgaggattgtcagtaacggtgttcagccttacattattcaaaccggagtcgacactgatggagagactcaggaagaagttacaacttttagaatgaaactggacgtttctgaatggatagtggataaatttatgtagttgctgtggagttgattcaactcatcgactagcatgtgccgtcatgttaatcttttgtgcaaatccagcattgaattgaccctcgtttgtgaagcagacagcgtaaaatgacggcatgacaacaacactctactacaacaactcttcctcttctctaaagcagcccaacatggcctcaagccctttgttgcgtgttctcgggggcggggtttatgtaaattttagggatAGTGATGTCATTAATGATGAAAGTGAGgtcaaaaattatgtcaaaaaatcGACTCCAGGCACAACTACTCAATATGCTGATAAAATcttttataatatttgaataaaaggtgtcaattttcctaggctggacatcacttttggccactactgtatatatcaatgatactaaaataacactgagcaGATGTTCATGACAATCTTCTGGTGAAAAACCTTGCAATCAttcaaaaaaaacatgtaaatcaaGAAAGCGTTTGTTGCACGCAACCAGTTCTCTATTTCCAACCCTATTGAGATGGCAAGATGAGCACTGACCTGTAGAGAGAAGACCATCACAGTAACGCAAACCAGCACCGTAATGCCGACAGCCATCATCACGATGTCAGTATCGTAGAAGCTGGAAATCACCCCAACCATGTAGGACATCGCTAGTGTCAGAATAGACTGAAATGCAAGAAATCATTCATTACAATGCATGAAAGAAgaattgaaaatgttttcaatttaaatttGTTAGATTAAAGATTCACCAAAGAAATGAGGTTCCACGGATGCTTCCTGCGAAACTCTCCACAGCAGAGGATGACCAGGTAGGGCACGAGGAAAACCATATAGCCGACCCAGTACGTCCATGTGTTTTTCAACACAAACAGCTTGACGTGAGGTTCAAAAGTGAAGAGGGCCACGAAGCTGCAGGTCACTGCCAGCTGCACACTTAAAACGGCAAAGACCTGAACGCaagaacagaaataaaacaacatcaaCATTCACTGTTGGGTTTTAACGGGTCGCATTCCACGGTTactatagttaactaaaactaaaacataaaaaaaaaggtaaaaacacTCCCAAATTCCCATAGACTCATTGAGGGGGTCAAAACTAAGCCATCTTCACTAGCTTAACAACTATCCTAGGACAACATGCTGGTCATGCGCTAACAacgtgctaattcatgctagcaatgtgctaaaacattctagtaacatgttaaatcatgctaatgAGGTGTTAAACcggctagaaacatgttaattcatgttagcaatgtgctaaaaaatgatagcaacatgctagcaacatgctaattcatgataacaatgtgttaattcatgctaagATCACGTTAACAACAtgataattcatgttaacaatgttaaaactctatgttagcaatgtgtttgAAACATACtatcaacatgctaattcatgctatgatcatgctaaaacatgctaattcatgatAACAattgctgtgtctgaaatcaaaTACTTCTCAGTATGCGAACCAAGTAATATGTCCGAAATCATAGCATTCGAAAAACAGcaggcgaaaagtacccggatttcTTCATACTACATgcattcgtactatatagaacatactttttcaatGGTCgcgaagtaaatttaaattcaaatgtagtacctactcaacagtacgcaatttcggatgcagctaATATGTAAATTCATGCTAagatcatgctagcaacatgataattcatgttaaaacaacatgcttgcaatgtgttaaaacatactATCAAGATGCTAATTCATGCTGTTCGTGCTAGCAaagtgctaaaacatgctaagatcatgttagcaatgtgttaaaacatgctagcaacatgctaagtAATGccaacaatgtgctaaaacatgttatcaACGTGCTATAACAACAGGATCGCGTGTTAAAACATAATAGCaacgtgttaaaacatgttagcaattcattaaaaaatgttagcaatgtttaaaacatgatAGGGTTATGCTAACAGCATGTGCTAAAACATACTAGTAACATGATAAAGCATGAtagcaaaatgttaaaacatgctaagaTCATGCTCaaatgttagcaatgtgttaaataaagCTAGAAaaatgctagcaaaatgctaaatcatgttagcaatgtgttaaagcTAGAAATATGCTAACAAcataaatcatgttagcaaagtGCTAAAtaatgctagaaacatgctagcagcatgacaaatcatgttaacaatgtgttaataCATGCTAGAAATAGGCTAACAACATACTAAAttatgctagaaacatgctagcaatgtattaaatcatgctagaaacatgttaacaatgtgttagAACATGTTAGCATTTTATTGACTTCTTTTGAGTAAAATCTGGTGTGGTTGTGGTTTGTGTTGTGGGTCTCAGTAGAAATCGTGTTCCGGGGGAGGAGAAATGGGAACGCGGGGCACCGCAatgcgaccgcaaagggcactttcgcgatcaaaggggcaggggctcaagccccCCCCGGCCCCCCTCCTGTGCACGCCACTgtgtcccatactcagaatttgtgctctgcatttcacccatccaagtgcacacacagcagtgagtattgaacacacacacacccggagcagggGGCAACTATATTTGCTGCGGCacccggggagtgattgggggttaggtgccttgctcagttgtgggtaatgagattGGAAGACAGCGCTGtacattcactccccccacctacattacCTGCCCGGTACTGAGATTCGAATCCacgaccttcgggttacaagccCAACTTTCTAAGCATTAGACCACAACCCCAGTATAATTGTAGTAATCATAATAGTAAATTACTAATCATAATACATGAGAACATGATGGTGTTTATGCTTTCAAATGAACCTGAATCTTGTTTTAAGTatgttgaatttttttattgGTGAAGGATTTTCCCCATATCAGTGTTTACCTTTCGAATAAACATCCTTCTGACGGATTTATCATCGAGTCCAGAGCTGACGAACTGCTGGTTTTCATAGTCTGGAGGTGGGTCGCTTTGCACTGGATCACCCATTGCCACTACTTCACAACACAAAAAGGATAACTAACTTAGTCAAGAGCTTATTAACAAAAAACATCTATTAAAATTCCCCCATGTGAGATTGAATCTCTTACCATATGGAGCTGGTTGTCCGTACGGTCCGGTACTGTAAGGACCTGCGGTGTAAGGCCCAGCTTGAGGATACGGTTGCTGTGGATATCCAGACCCTCCCTGTCCGTACATGGGATTCCCAAAAGCAGTTGGTGGTGCATACGGGGTTCCAGCATATACAGTGACGGGTACGCCAGGATCCACTCCTCCATGAGGAACACCAGCATCATAAGCAGGAGGCATCATAAAGCCTGGCGGGGCAGGCTGATCCATGCTGGTGACATGTGGGGCGTTTTCAAAGCGAGTGTATCCGTCTTTGTTTTGTGCCATGACTGGATCTcagtactgtaaaaaataaataataataataaaatacaacaaaaatatatttagaatgttaagatttttttttaggttttaaaAGACGTCtgttctgctcaccaaggctttatttatttgatccaaaatacagcaaaaacagtaatattgtgaaatatttttacaatttaaaatattttttatttttaaatgtaatttattcctgtgatcaaagctgaattttcagcatcattactgcagtcttcagtgtcacatgatccttcagaaaccattctaataatctgctgatttgctgctcaagaagcatttattattattatcaatgttgaaaacagttgtgtacaatttcatttcaggattatttgatgaacagaaagttcaaaagaacagcatgattctgtcacatgattctgatggatcatgtgacactgaagacatgctgaaaatccagctttacctacacagaaataaattgcattttaaaatatattcaaatagaaaacagttattttaaattgtaaaaatatttcacaatattactgtttttgctgtattttggatcaaataaatgaagccttggtaagcagaagagacttcttttaaaacattaaaaaa includes:
- the grinab gene encoding glutamate receptor, ionotropic, N-methyl D-aspartate-associated protein 1b (glutamate binding), with protein sequence MAQNKDGYTRFENAPHVTSMDQPAPPGFMMPPAYDAGVPHGGVDPGVPVTVYAGTPYAPPTAFGNPMYGQGGSGYPQQPYPQAGPYTAGPYSTGPYGQPAPYVVAMGDPVQSDPPPDYENQQFVSSGLDDKSVRRMFIRKVFAVLSVQLAVTCSFVALFTFEPHVKLFVLKNTWTYWVGYMVFLVPYLVILCCGEFRRKHPWNLISLSILTLAMSYMVGVISSFYDTDIVMMAVGITVLVCVTVMVFSLQTKYDFTSCYGVLFVCFIVLMFFGILCIFLYSRILDLIYASLGALIFTCFLAVDTQLLLGNKNLSLSPEEYVFAALNLYLDIIHIFLYILRIMGRSRG